The nucleotide sequence GCCAAGTGTGGCAACCGCGAGGTAGCCGTTGATCAGCTGTTGCAGCTGGCCGGAAACCGACTGGAAGAGATAGCCGGACTGGGGATAGACAGTGCAAGTACCCGCCAGATTGCGGATATTGGTCAGGCGGTGGTAGAGCGCCACACCCGGTTGTTGGAAAACAACGGCGCATCGGTGGGTTACTCCACCGGTCTGAAGGGAATGGACCAGATTATGGGCGGCTTTATGGCGGGCGAGGTTACCGTGGCCTCGGCCCTTACCTCCCACGGCAAAACGGCCCTCTCCCTCTTCATGGCCATACAGATTGCCAGCAAAGGGGTGCCGGTTTACATTATCTCCCTCGAGATGAGCATGGAACAGATTTACGGACGTATCCTGATGGCTCTGTCGGACGTTTCGCCCGAAAACCTGCGTATGCACGGACTTACCGCCACAGAGATTGCCGTGGCAAAGAGTCTGAACGAGACCACCCTCAGGGAACTGCCCATCTACATCGATTACATTGCTTCGGCACGGCCCGAGGATATCCGCGCCAAGGTGAAGTTAGCACGCAAGCGCCGGCAGTGCGACTTCCTGATTCTGGACTACATCAACCAGGTGGATACGGGCAATGCCAACGGCGAGAACCTGGCCACTTCGCTGGGGAATGTGATGAAGCGCATCAAGGATCTGGCCGTGGAAGAGAATATCCCGGCCCTGGTTCTGGCACAGATGAACCGCGAGATTGAGAAGCGCAACGACAACTACAAGCACAAGCTGAGCGACCTGCGCGACTCCGGTGTATTGGAACAGGCGGCTGACGTGGTGTTCTTTATCAACCGCCCCGAACTGCAGGGCAAGGTTACCACCGGGGAGGGCGATTCGCTGGTGGGAGTGGGCAACATCACCATCCTGAAGAACCGTAACGGTTCCACCGGAGCTACCCAGTTCCGCTACAACAATCACATGACACGCATCTCCGACTTTTGAGCATCATGGAAAACAGCAAAGAAGAGATAACAGCGCTGAAGGATGCCGTGCGCATCGAGCAGGTGATCGGCACCTATGTGCAGCTGGAGAACAAAACGGGCGGTAATTACCTGGGACTTTGTCCCTTTCACGACGACACCTCCCCCTCCATGCACGTACATACCGAAAAGCAGATCTTTAAGTGTTTTGCCTGTAACGAAGGGGGCGATGTGATTGCATTTATCAGCAAAATCAAATCGTGTTCGTTTGCCGGGGCCGTTAATCTGTTGCGCCAGCAATGGTGCAACGGATCGGTTCCTCCGGCACAACATACCCTCCGCAGAGAGAAGGCAAAGGAACAAAAACCTCCCGCTTCGCCGGCACAGCTGGCAGCCATGGAGGCCAACAATGTAAAGTTTATGCGTTCGTTGTACGGCTTCCATCCGCACCTGGCTTCGGTGGGGGATATAAGATTGGTGGAAGATACCGGGTTGGAGGACCTTACCTGGATGGAGGGCGGCAAGTACCACCCCGACTGCCGGGGCATTGCGCAAACGTATGTGGATTACGAAGTAGGCATGGCGGGCAGTTCGGTGCCGAGGGAGTTCAAAGCCATGGCGGGACGCATTGTATTCCCCATCCGCGACGAAAACAACCGGTTGGTTGCCTTTGCCGGGCGAACCACCAAGACCATCACGGAGGAGAACAAGAAGTACATCCGCAAGTACATGAACAGCGAGAGCAGCGACCTGTACAACAAAAGCCGCACCCTGTACGGGTTGCATCTGGCGGCGGAGGCCATTCGGACCGAGACCTTCGCCTTCCTGACCGAAGGCTACAAGGATACATTAGCCATGGTGGCGGCAGGTTTTAAAAACACCGTTGCCCAGTGCGGCGCCGCCTTTACCGACGACCAGGCACAACTGCTGAAGCGCTACACCAAGCGCGTAGCCGTACTAATGGATGCCGACGACCGCGGCCGCGAAATAGCAGCCTCCGCCATCACCGTCCTGCACCGCCACGGCATACAAACCAGCGACCTGCTCCTCCCCCCCGGCGAAGACCCCGACTCCCTCTTCCGCCGCCTGGGAAAACACTCCTTCCGCACCATCGTCGCCGAATCCCAACTAACCGGCCATCTGCAATCGATAAAAGCAAGTGCCGGAGTAGATTTGGCATTTGTTTGTGGGGAGGGAAAAGAGAAAGGAGTGAGACAAATAGCCGGAAGCAGCAGTATGATTGTGATGCAAAGCGATCGCCCCCGGCTGATCGCCCGCGAACAGGAACTTCAAAACCAAATGCGCCACCTGGGAAGCAAACGATTCCTTTTCGGACAAGGCCCCGAGCGAATGCAAATCAACACCGAACTGATGAAGCTCCGCTCCCAACTCTCCGAAGTAAGCAAACAACTAAACAGACCCGTAGTCTGGTACAAGTAAAAGAAAATTCATCACCCTCTATTGGACGCAATAGAGGGTGATGAATTTCAATCTTAAAAAAGCATTTCAAAAAATTAAACAGAAAGCTACTTAACAATAAGATTTTATCAACCTATCGAATTATATATAAAAGGGGTTCTTCTATAATAAGTTTCACTTGCACTTGCATGTATGTTTCTGGTTTTGAGGAATGATAAATGGGAAAATAGCTTTATCCCGATTATAAATAAACATTTTAATCGATTTGTATAAAAACTTATCAATTAATTTCGAGAGGTACTTTTTTATCTATATTTTTGCAAAAACCACGTATTCTATATTACCCATATTACATACTAATAATAAAGGGAGGTCATATAAATGCATTAAATGTATAACTAAGATAATTAGGAAGTAGTTCACATTAAAGATATAATCATGAATAGAATTATTATTGTTGGAAATGGGTTTGATAAGGCACACAATCTAAGGACTGGGTATAAAGAATTTATTGATGATTATTGGAGAGACTTTACTAATAAAACGACAGATAAAGCTGTCAAACAATATGTTATAGATAAAATTATATCTTATAGTGATGGTTGTGTAAGTTTGGAGATAATTAAGCCCGATCAAAAGATAGTTGGTATGCCTCCTTTCACACGTGAAAAACCAAAATCTTATAAAGAGTTAATTGATTATATTGAAGAGTGCAACAAAATATTGGGTACAAAAAAAATTGTATTAAGTTTTGAAAATAAGTTTTTTGAACATATATCAAAACAATGCTCATTAACAAATTGGCTAGATATAGAAAATGAATATTATGATGAATTAAAAAAACTTCTTTTGGATGTTGATCCAAATAGGAGACACGAAAAGATTAAGGAGTTGAATAAAGAATGGAACGCTGTTAAAAACCTTTTAGAGAGACACTTGATCAATGTTTCTAAAAACAAAGAATTAGAAAAACACAGATCCATACAAGATGCTTTTTCAAGCTCTGTAGAGTTTGATGATATAGCGACTTGCAAGCAGCGTGAGTTTGTTAATTCCATATTTTCTGAAATTGAACGTTTTGGAAATTTTATTGAGTTTGAAGCAGACAAATACAATGACCCACAATACAATGTATGCAATAATGTAGAAGAAGAGCGAATGCACTTTTTTCAAAAAAACAAAGATAATGAATGCTTTAAAAAGAGTCATTGCATTCCTCTCACATTACTTCTAAACTTCAATTATACAAAAACGGCTGAAATACTATATACAAATGAAGAAATGAATTATGAGATAATCAATATTCATGGAGAACTTAACAGTGGCGACAACCCAATCATTTTCGGATATGGTGATGAATTGGATGACAATTATCAGAAAATTGAAAAAACACAAGATAATGATTTTTTAGAGAATATTAAATCTATAAAATACCATCAAACAAGGAATTATAGAAACTTATTGAAGTTTATAGATTCAGGAATATATCAAGTGTTTGTTATGGGTCATTCTTGTGGAAATTCAGATAGAACTTTGTTAAACACTCTATTTGAACACGACAATTGTGTCTCTATCAAAGTATACTACAGACAACCTGAAGATGGTCCAGATGACTATAGCAATTTAATAAAAAACATTTCGCGTAACTTTAATGACAAACCCAAAATGCGTGATATAGTTGTAAATCGAGAAAATTGTTCACCATTGGTTCCCAACATAGAAGCAACATTATCTGGAAATATAAGCTGTTAAAAGAATATGTATCCACCGACCTGCAGAACATATAAACTATATTGTAAATCACTAAAATGGGAATAAAACAAACATTCCAATGCAGGTAAACGTCATCGACAAGAAGTCTGCCCTTTGGAATCCGTAGCACTGTTACCACAAGCTGAGTGAGGGTTGTCACCATTGCTACGTATACCGTAGGGATGCCCGGCAAAATATAGACAGCTCTGTGGTTATGCAAACGAAAAGTTTCGATGTGCTGGTCCACCGGAAACGCAACAGGGAGTACAAAATTCCCTCCGGCACGATGGTCTACACCTGCTGCACTTCCGATTTCTTTGTGGAGGATGCCGACCCATAGCGCCCCGATGCCTAGGAGATGATCCACCAACGGAGCGACCTTCTCTTCTTGATGATTACGAAGCGAATAGACCGGCGGATCAATGCCTGCCGGCCGACTAGGGCGAGGACTACGAGCATGTTACCATCTGTTGCACTGTAGAGAACCAATCTCGTGCCGACTATCGATTGCCTATTTACCGCTCCGCTCCCATCCGGCACAAAATCATCATTTGCGAACCGCTGCTGGCGCGCATCGATCTTGCATCCTACAACATAGGCCAATGGGAGGAACAAGTAGCAGCTGGCGGCGAATCCGGCAACGAAGCCCGCCCTTTCAACTTCGACTGGGTGATGGAACTCCGTAGCGTTTGCGAAAAGGAAAAGGTATCCTTCTAGTTCAAACAAACCGGCGCCAACTTCATAAAAGACGGCAAACGCTTCAACATCAAACGCCCCCTCCAACACTCCAAATCCCGAAAGGCCGGAATCAATCTCTGAACTGAAGTTGTCTCCGACACACTCTTTGATATTAGAAAGATTGATACAAAGGCAAGTACCCTAAAACAAGAAAAGCTTTCCGTTTGGAATGCCTTTCTTATTAGTGATCCACATGGGATTCTTCTATAGAAATTACTATACTGGGATTTAAAACTTTATATTTATTGCTTAAAGTATATCCTATGAATTTTCTACGTGCTTACGCTATAGTTTGCTCGAGGAGAATACTTAATCAAAAATGTTTATTGTAATGACGGTTCAATCAATAATTAGCTACAAATAAAATATAATTTATAAAAGATTTCTATTGAGGAGATAAAATAAATATAATAGGTTGATTAATCAATGTTATTTTTATATTTTTGTATTATGATTAAGTAAGGAGCTAAGCAAGGAGCTCAGTATTGTTAAATAAGATAGTTTGTGTACATCTTATTACTATGACACTAAAACGGTTGCAATAATATTGAATATATACATGAAGACTGTGTTGTTTTGAAATTCAAATATTTATTTAATTTCTTGTGTATATAAACAAGTTGAAACTATACTAATATTGACATACTTATGAGAACACTTTACTTGTCTAACAAAAGCTGTATTTGGATATTTTTATATTACTCAATACTATTTGTAATTTCAGTTAGTCTTGTCATTTTATATTTTTACAAGGGGGAGATAAACGATAATGATGTATACATCTATGCTCCATTGAGTGGGTTATTCGGAACTTGTATATATTATATTCGGAAATTATACAAAGATTGCTTTTTAGATGATAAAATATCTACAGATAAGCAGTTTTTAAAACAATCAGCGACAATAATTTACTTCATTACAAGACCATTTTTTGCTGTTGCATTCTCTTTTATTGTTGTAATTGCACTAAAAGCAGGATTTAAAATTGTGGCGACACCTCAAAGTGAATTGAACCCCCTAAATTTCATTTACACATGTATATTTCTTTCTTTCTTTTGTGGGTTTAAAGTTGGTAAATTAATCACAAAGTTTGAAAATTTTGAAATTACAAGATAATGACAAACGAAGAAATTAAAATTCAAAATCTTGAAAAGCTTGCAAAATTAGTTTTGGAAGCTAAAAAGACCGCACGTCCTAGGAGACCAATTGTAATCGAATTTTGCGGAACACCTAAAGCGGGTAAATCTTCATGTGTTTCTTCATTGAATTTATTTCTGAAAAGAAATGGGTTTAAAACAAAAGTCTTGTCAGAAAGAGCAAGTATATGCCCTATACAAGATAAATATAATCCATCTTTTAACTTGTGGAACTTTTTTTCATCAAGTGCAGAATTATTGGAAAATTTCGTAGAAAAATCTAAGGAAATAGATGTCATATTATGCGATAGAAGCGTTTTTGATAGTTTATGTTGGTTTCAATGGTTTAAACAATATGATCATATTAATGATGATGATTTTAATGTTATAGAAACATTTCTAACAATGAATAGATTTAGGTCAATGTTTGATCTCATTTATGTATTCAAAACATCATCAAAAGTCGCTTTAGATAGAGAATATGCAAATCTTTTGACAAGGAAAACGGGGTCAATCATGAATGATAATGTATTATCTGAATATAATACATGTTTAGATATTGCTAAAAATAAGTATGAAAATAAATTCAGATGTATACGAGAAATAAATACAGATAATTTGAATCAGAATGCTGTAAAT is from uncultured Macellibacteroides sp. and encodes:
- a CDS encoding replicative DNA helicase; this encodes MKNETIGFKNEISFVCSLLTGVAESSQVYPRVTAEMFNNRELALIYKGIIELFNKGKAMDYTLLEQEMRDLDNELYAGMNGLNYVADGLLSVVDNVHVTAYADLIVDEYQRNCLRLLAIEISAKCGNREVAVDQLLQLAGNRLEEIAGLGIDSASTRQIADIGQAVVERHTRLLENNGASVGYSTGLKGMDQIMGGFMAGEVTVASALTSHGKTALSLFMAIQIASKGVPVYIISLEMSMEQIYGRILMALSDVSPENLRMHGLTATEIAVAKSLNETTLRELPIYIDYIASARPEDIRAKVKLARKRRQCDFLILDYINQVDTGNANGENLATSLGNVMKRIKDLAVEENIPALVLAQMNREIEKRNDNYKHKLSDLRDSGVLEQAADVVFFINRPELQGKVTTGEGDSLVGVGNITILKNRNGSTGATQFRYNNHMTRISDF
- a CDS encoding AbiH family protein is translated as MNRIIIVGNGFDKAHNLRTGYKEFIDDYWRDFTNKTTDKAVKQYVIDKIISYSDGCVSLEIIKPDQKIVGMPPFTREKPKSYKELIDYIEECNKILGTKKIVLSFENKFFEHISKQCSLTNWLDIENEYYDELKKLLLDVDPNRRHEKIKELNKEWNAVKNLLERHLINVSKNKELEKHRSIQDAFSSSVEFDDIATCKQREFVNSIFSEIERFGNFIEFEADKYNDPQYNVCNNVEEERMHFFQKNKDNECFKKSHCIPLTLLLNFNYTKTAEILYTNEEMNYEIINIHGELNSGDNPIIFGYGDELDDNYQKIEKTQDNDFLENIKSIKYHQTRNYRNLLKFIDSGIYQVFVMGHSCGNSDRTLLNTLFEHDNCVSIKVYYRQPEDGPDDYSNLIKNISRNFNDKPKMRDIVVNRENCSPLVPNIEATLSGNISC
- a CDS encoding CHC2 zinc finger domain-containing protein, translated to MENSKEEITALKDAVRIEQVIGTYVQLENKTGGNYLGLCPFHDDTSPSMHVHTEKQIFKCFACNEGGDVIAFISKIKSCSFAGAVNLLRQQWCNGSVPPAQHTLRREKAKEQKPPASPAQLAAMEANNVKFMRSLYGFHPHLASVGDIRLVEDTGLEDLTWMEGGKYHPDCRGIAQTYVDYEVGMAGSSVPREFKAMAGRIVFPIRDENNRLVAFAGRTTKTITEENKKYIRKYMNSESSDLYNKSRTLYGLHLAAEAIRTETFAFLTEGYKDTLAMVAAGFKNTVAQCGAAFTDDQAQLLKRYTKRVAVLMDADDRGREIAASAITVLHRHGIQTSDLLLPPGEDPDSLFRRLGKHSFRTIVAESQLTGHLQSIKASAGVDLAFVCGEGKEKGVRQIAGSSSMIVMQSDRPRLIAREQELQNQMRHLGSKRFLFGQGPERMQINTELMKLRSQLSEVSKQLNRPVVWYK